A single Crateriforma conspicua DNA region contains:
- a CDS encoding response regulator, protein MNKLSILLVEDDEIDVMSFRRGMRKYGNDCPLVVAAHGEEALRILRGSHPDKSIEPPMLIFIDVNMPVMSGAEFLRELRGDPAFAATVVFMLSTSDHPVDRRAAYEQHIAGYILKQDLGDSCQNLHELIALYRRIMLLP, encoded by the coding sequence ATGAATAAGCTGAGCATCCTGTTGGTCGAAGACGACGAGATCGACGTCATGTCGTTTCGCCGTGGCATGCGCAAATACGGAAACGACTGTCCGTTGGTCGTCGCCGCTCACGGTGAAGAAGCACTGCGGATATTGCGTGGCAGTCACCCGGACAAATCGATCGAGCCGCCGATGTTGATCTTCATCGACGTCAACATGCCGGTGATGAGCGGTGCGGAGTTCTTGCGGGAACTGCGTGGCGACCCGGCGTTCGCCGCCACGGTCGTGTTCATGCTCAGCACGTCGGATCATCCGGTCGATCGACGCGCCGCGTATGAGCAACACATCGCCGGGTACATCTTGAAACAAGATCTGGGCGACAGTTGTCAGAACCTACACGAGCTGATCGCTCTTTACCGTCGCATCATGTTGTTGCCCTAG
- a CDS encoding metallophosphoesterase family protein — translation MTANLKILCFSDLHRNQDAARQLVRMADDVDFVVGAGDFANRHEGLADTLDILAAIDRPAVLVPGNGETVDELAAAAANWKSARVLHGNGCEIDGVSFWGVGGGIPVTPFGDWSYDFDEDQAAEMLGGCGKVDVLVVHSPPLGIVDHDSAGKVRGSASILDCVQRNEPKLVVCGHIHSSWTRRETVGPSTVLNAGPGGITMQIGVES, via the coding sequence ATGACAGCGAACCTGAAAATTCTGTGCTTTAGCGATCTGCACCGTAACCAGGACGCCGCCCGGCAACTGGTGCGAATGGCCGACGATGTCGATTTCGTGGTGGGCGCCGGGGATTTCGCCAACCGCCACGAAGGATTGGCTGACACTCTGGACATCTTGGCCGCCATCGATCGTCCCGCGGTTCTGGTCCCCGGCAACGGCGAAACGGTGGATGAATTGGCCGCGGCGGCGGCGAACTGGAAATCCGCCCGCGTGCTGCACGGCAATGGCTGCGAAATCGATGGTGTGTCGTTCTGGGGCGTCGGCGGCGGCATTCCCGTGACACCGTTTGGTGACTGGAGCTATGACTTTGACGAAGACCAGGCCGCCGAAATGCTGGGCGGCTGTGGCAAGGTGGACGTTTTGGTCGTTCATTCGCCGCCACTGGGGATCGTCGACCATGATTCCGCCGGCAAAGTCCGCGGCAGCGCATCGATCTTGGACTGTGTCCAGCGGAACGAACCAAAACTGGTCGTTTGTGGGCACATCCACAGCAGCTGGACACGTCGCGAAACGGTGGGGCCGTCCACGGTGCTGAACGCGGGCCCCGGTGGCATCACGATGCAAATCGGCGTCGAATCATGA
- a CDS encoding adenylosuccinate synthase codes for MSGTCVIGLQWGDEAKGKLVDLLAPRFDLVVRYQGGANAGHTVVAGDETYKLHHIPSGILHAGVQNLITPGVVINPATMLDEIDALAARGVDCRKNLRISERAHLVMPWHRLEDATINATEVRGESIGTTNRGIGPCYRDKVGRTHAIRMADLNQECRDDRIRTVAQQKVQMLKGLGATEEDLAEIAPDNVVALAASWAERLDGMIGDTTDFLLDEAEANRRILFEGAQGALLDIDHGTYPFVTSSNSSGVGVCAGAGVPPKHINTVIGVCKAYSTRVGGGPFPTELNDSIGDRIRELGNEFGTTTGRPRRCGWFDAVAVRYTARLSGVTRLALMMMDVLAHLDELKVCVAYELDGKRIDRVPSHAEELRRCKPILETMPGWKSPVDDVRKFDEFPAGALDYVRWIEELVGVPVGILSVGPDRAQTIFTDSSSGLALASAD; via the coding sequence GTGTCGGGAACTTGTGTGATCGGGTTGCAGTGGGGCGATGAAGCCAAAGGAAAATTGGTGGATTTGCTGGCCCCGAGGTTCGACCTGGTCGTCCGCTACCAGGGCGGTGCCAATGCCGGACATACCGTTGTGGCGGGTGATGAAACGTACAAGCTGCACCATATCCCCAGTGGGATTTTGCATGCCGGCGTCCAGAATTTGATCACTCCCGGGGTGGTCATCAATCCGGCAACCATGCTGGATGAAATTGATGCCCTGGCGGCCCGCGGCGTGGATTGCCGAAAGAACCTGCGAATCAGCGAACGTGCTCACCTGGTGATGCCCTGGCACCGCTTGGAAGACGCGACGATCAACGCGACGGAGGTTCGCGGTGAATCGATTGGCACGACCAATCGCGGGATCGGTCCCTGTTATCGCGACAAGGTCGGTCGGACCCATGCGATCCGCATGGCCGATCTGAATCAGGAATGCCGGGACGATCGCATCCGGACCGTCGCCCAACAGAAGGTCCAGATGTTAAAGGGCTTGGGTGCGACCGAAGAAGACTTGGCCGAAATCGCCCCGGACAACGTGGTCGCACTGGCCGCATCGTGGGCGGAGCGATTGGACGGCATGATCGGCGACACGACCGATTTTCTGTTGGACGAAGCCGAAGCGAACCGGCGAATCCTGTTCGAAGGTGCCCAAGGCGCTTTGCTGGACATCGATCACGGGACGTACCCATTTGTCACCAGCAGTAACAGCAGCGGCGTCGGCGTGTGTGCCGGTGCCGGTGTCCCGCCCAAGCACATCAATACCGTGATCGGCGTTTGCAAAGCGTACAGCACGCGTGTCGGCGGCGGGCCGTTTCCGACCGAACTGAATGATTCGATCGGCGACCGCATCCGCGAACTGGGCAATGAATTCGGCACGACCACCGGACGCCCGCGCCGTTGCGGATGGTTTGACGCCGTGGCGGTCCGCTACACCGCACGTTTAAGCGGGGTCACCCGTTTGGCGCTGATGATGATGGACGTTCTGGCTCACTTGGACGAACTGAAAGTCTGTGTGGCCTACGAACTGGACGGCAAGCGAATCGACCGTGTGCCCAGTCACGCCGAAGAACTGCGTCGCTGCAAACCGATTTTGGAAACGATGCCGGGATGGAAAAGCCCCGTTGACGATGTCCGGAAGTTCGACGAATTTCCCGCCGGCGCGTTGGACTACGTCCGCTGGATCGAAGAACTGGTCGGTGTTCCGGTCGGAATTTTGTCGGTCGGCCCGGACCGCGCCCAAACGATCTTTACCGACAGTTCGTCCGGGCTGGCGTTGGCATCGGCGGACTGA
- the uppS gene encoding polyprenyl diphosphate synthase, which produces MPAHVAIIMDGNGRWAQARGLPRIEGHRRGVSTVRMVSETCTQWGIGTLTLYCLSSENWKRPQAELDFLMHLLQQYLIEERRTIMDQGLRLRTIGRRDRLPQRVQDEMQKTLDMSADNPGTELVLAIDYGGRDEITRAVQQISSKIAAGELKADALSESMVADHLDTAGMPEVDLLIRTGGDMRISNFLLWQISYAELWVTETCWPEFSRDDFQAAVSDFASRQRRFGGLNVNE; this is translated from the coding sequence TTGCCCGCCCACGTCGCCATCATCATGGACGGCAACGGACGCTGGGCACAGGCGCGCGGTCTGCCCCGAATCGAAGGCCACCGTCGCGGTGTTTCGACCGTCCGTATGGTCAGTGAGACGTGCACGCAGTGGGGCATCGGAACGCTGACGCTGTATTGCCTGAGCAGCGAGAACTGGAAACGCCCCCAAGCCGAACTCGACTTCCTGATGCACTTGTTGCAGCAGTACTTGATCGAAGAACGGCGCACGATCATGGACCAAGGTTTGCGTCTTCGTACGATCGGTCGTCGTGACCGCTTGCCCCAACGGGTGCAGGACGAGATGCAGAAAACCTTGGACATGTCGGCCGACAACCCCGGCACCGAATTGGTCTTGGCGATCGATTACGGCGGTCGCGACGAAATCACACGCGCGGTTCAACAGATCAGCAGCAAAATTGCCGCCGGCGAATTGAAGGCCGATGCCTTGTCCGAATCGATGGTCGCCGATCATTTGGACACCGCCGGGATGCCGGAAGTCGATTTGTTGATCCGCACCGGCGGCGACATGCGAATCAGCAATTTTTTGTTGTGGCAAATCAGCTATGCGGAACTGTGGGTCACCGAAACCTGTTGGCCCGAATTTTCACGCGATGATTTCCAAGCGGCCGTGTCTGATTTTGCTTCGCGGCAACGGCGATTCGGCGGATTGAACGTCAACGAGTAA
- a CDS encoding phosphatidate cytidylyltransferase, which yields MSTNNLAARLKSSAVLIAALVTLGYLDLAFPHPDLPGVWLLPALLFFSLGTAWDVTRLLIVSGRPLSTQICLIATGMVTLSTCVPLLWPACGMVYPVDCKIGHSGWIAVAAVTAVFVVMANEMARYDGQRRGAIERTMAGAFVALYIGMPMAMLVLIRQMHADDSPTWGLSAVLSMVAITKSADAGAYFAGKTLGRHKLIPRLSPGKTWEGAIGGMITATIVAAICLRHLIPAIGEPGGGSAGPWWSALVLGPVLMIAGLLGDLAESLIKRDAGAKDSGDWLPGLGGVWDVSDSILAATMPAYVLFAAGLAG from the coding sequence ATGTCGACCAACAACTTGGCTGCGCGGCTGAAATCGTCCGCCGTTTTGATCGCCGCTTTGGTGACGCTGGGCTATCTGGATTTGGCTTTCCCGCATCCCGATTTGCCGGGCGTTTGGTTGTTGCCCGCTTTGTTGTTTTTTTCGCTGGGCACGGCCTGGGACGTCACCCGACTGTTGATCGTCAGCGGTCGGCCGCTATCGACGCAGATTTGCCTGATCGCCACCGGAATGGTGACCCTGTCGACGTGTGTCCCCTTGCTGTGGCCCGCCTGTGGGATGGTGTATCCGGTCGATTGCAAGATCGGCCACAGCGGCTGGATCGCCGTCGCCGCGGTAACCGCAGTGTTCGTTGTCATGGCCAACGAAATGGCACGATACGATGGGCAACGACGCGGGGCGATCGAACGAACCATGGCCGGTGCGTTTGTCGCGCTGTACATCGGCATGCCGATGGCGATGCTGGTTCTGATCCGACAGATGCATGCGGACGATTCACCGACGTGGGGTCTGTCGGCGGTGCTGTCGATGGTGGCGATCACCAAATCGGCCGACGCCGGCGCCTACTTCGCCGGAAAGACCCTCGGACGACACAAACTGATCCCCCGGCTCAGTCCCGGAAAGACTTGGGAAGGTGCCATCGGTGGGATGATCACCGCCACAATTGTTGCCGCCATCTGTCTGCGACATTTGATTCCGGCTATCGGCGAACCTGGCGGCGGATCAGCAGGTCCTTGGTGGTCAGCCCTGGTGCTGGGCCCGGTCCTGATGATTGCGGGCTTGTTGGGCGATCTGGCCGAATCACTGATCAAACGTGACGCGGGTGCCAAAGACAGCGGCGACTGGCTGCCCGGTTTGGGGGGGGTCTGGGACGTGTCCGATTCGATTCTGGCAGCGACGATGCCCGCCTATGTGTTGTTCGCCGCGGGTCTGGCCGGATAG
- a CDS encoding PhoH family protein, with protein MTEATLSIAHPEELLALFGPRDQHLRKLKRLFDVSITHRSGRIKISGPDDAVDAAARTLEHLRRLSRRKGTLSTTDVESAATEHGAQIERPTAGAETTSITTPGTPRPDGPIDIPQAGRRIQPRTPGQQRYVDAIRRFDLTFATGPAGCGKTYLAVAMAVEALKAGQVRKIVLVRPAVEAGESLGFLPGDLRAKLNPYLRPLMDALGEMVDFDQSRNLMEQDVIEIIPLAYMRGRTLNDAFIILDEAQNTTIAQMKMFLTRMGERSKMVVSGDATQLDLPRGVTSGLRDALRRLSRIGDIGIVRLTGDDIVRHRLVQKIVEAYDADRDSQHGGPSASSVPAPSDVVTDSDTNPIAGSVTDGPTI; from the coding sequence ATGACCGAAGCCACTTTATCGATTGCACATCCCGAGGAGCTGTTGGCGCTGTTCGGACCCCGCGATCAACACCTTCGGAAACTGAAGCGTCTGTTTGACGTGTCGATCACGCACCGCAGCGGACGTATCAAAATTTCCGGCCCGGACGACGCCGTCGATGCGGCCGCGCGAACGCTGGAACACCTGCGTCGTTTGTCTCGCCGCAAGGGAACGCTGAGCACGACCGACGTGGAATCGGCGGCCACCGAACACGGTGCGCAAATCGAACGGCCAACCGCCGGTGCCGAAACAACGTCGATCACGACACCCGGAACACCGCGTCCGGATGGGCCGATTGATATTCCGCAAGCCGGTCGTCGGATCCAGCCGCGGACTCCCGGCCAACAGCGTTACGTCGACGCAATCCGTCGGTTCGATTTGACGTTCGCCACCGGGCCGGCCGGCTGTGGCAAGACTTACTTGGCGGTGGCCATGGCTGTGGAGGCACTGAAGGCGGGTCAGGTGCGGAAAATCGTCTTGGTCCGCCCGGCGGTCGAAGCCGGCGAATCGCTGGGGTTCCTGCCCGGCGACCTTCGCGCCAAACTGAATCCTTACCTACGCCCGCTGATGGACGCGCTGGGTGAAATGGTCGACTTTGACCAATCGCGCAACCTGATGGAACAAGACGTGATCGAAATCATCCCGCTGGCATACATGCGGGGACGCACACTGAACGATGCCTTCATCATCTTGGACGAAGCCCAGAACACGACCATCGCCCAGATGAAGATGTTTCTGACTCGGATGGGCGAACGCAGCAAGATGGTCGTCAGTGGCGATGCGACCCAGTTGGATTTGCCACGTGGCGTAACCAGCGGACTACGCGACGCCCTGCGACGGCTGTCGAGGATCGGCGACATCGGTATCGTTCGCTTGACGGGCGATGACATTGTGCGTCACCGGCTGGTGCAAAAAATCGTCGAAGCCTATGACGCCGATCGTGATTCGCAACACGGCGGTCCTTCGGCATCATCGGTCCCTGCACCAAGCGACGTGGTTACCGACAGCGACACCAACCCGATCGCCGGGTCGGTGACCGACGGCCCCACGATTTGA
- a CDS encoding HD family phosphohydrolase, translated as MSATNPPRSGKARQNTQRAGKERIESLGLPKPRWVQWWQDDDKSELAVRVGIALLGAVALLVLCQTWRPPFPYRIGMIPDRELLTRVRLEVPDESKTEAAREMARRGVLAMYVNRPEPIDQLKSALRNELFKIISAESFDTMPPDIRKAFASFYEGDEASETGETPAERFSLFKSVLAQDPELKKFDGAISSAILPMRQHGVLRANQHTIEQGDQRFIRVFTPGQQADATPCDISTVRIAEAGKEFETRLRDEFRQRYDQGASESVQTVAKMIVHWFVSRLPENETLEYDDEETEMARQKAAAEVPVKMRVMFTGKSKLASAGQPLTADELSLLRYEWQALLDQLSISDRIARVAAYGGLIIALYLLCGAYIYSVDDRRLLQDPRKLAKLITLMVAVISCAYWFSQRISIPRTELIPLVVGSMIAAVVYGRELALLLMASASVSLTLFLGLPISDLVVMAATCTTCTLLVGRIRTRTHLLYVGSISALITMATVVGVGIVTGQMLSDGTLGQGLEPIYLGPLFGEVVWNLLKQALIAGCCIVVPAAALTPFLPLVEKGFGVLTDLSLLELGDASDPLLRRLAQRAPGTYNHSINVASIAEAAADEIGANGLLVRVGAYFHDIGKMFKPEYFIENQSGGVNQHDSLQPAMSTLVIIAHVKDGADLARSHHLPEPIIDFILQHHGTTLVEYFYREATRRSEEDPNREAVSDKDFRYPGPKPKTLEAAVLMLADTVESASRTLVDPTPARIQGLVDSIAQKKVADGQFDECGMTFRQLHRVRQSLVKSLTAIYHARIKYPGQQSA; from the coding sequence ATGAGCGCGACGAACCCTCCCCGCAGCGGCAAGGCACGGCAAAACACGCAACGTGCCGGCAAGGAACGCATCGAATCGCTTGGCTTGCCCAAACCGCGATGGGTCCAGTGGTGGCAAGACGACGACAAGTCCGAACTGGCGGTTCGCGTCGGCATCGCACTGCTGGGGGCCGTCGCACTGTTGGTGCTTTGCCAAACCTGGCGACCGCCGTTCCCCTATCGCATCGGCATGATCCCCGATCGCGAATTGTTGACGCGGGTTCGTTTGGAAGTCCCCGACGAATCGAAAACCGAAGCGGCACGTGAAATGGCCCGCCGTGGCGTGTTGGCGATGTACGTCAATCGTCCGGAACCGATCGACCAACTAAAAAGCGCCCTTCGCAACGAACTGTTCAAGATCATCAGTGCCGAATCTTTCGACACGATGCCGCCGGACATTCGTAAAGCGTTCGCGTCGTTCTATGAAGGCGATGAAGCTAGCGAAACCGGCGAGACTCCGGCGGAACGATTCAGCCTGTTCAAAAGTGTTTTGGCTCAAGACCCCGAACTGAAAAAGTTCGACGGTGCCATTTCGTCCGCGATTCTGCCGATGCGTCAGCACGGCGTGCTGCGGGCCAACCAACACACGATCGAACAGGGCGACCAGCGTTTCATTCGTGTCTTTACGCCGGGGCAACAGGCCGATGCCACGCCGTGTGATATCAGCACCGTTCGTATCGCCGAAGCGGGCAAGGAATTTGAAACGCGGCTTCGCGATGAGTTTCGCCAACGCTATGACCAAGGCGCAAGCGAATCGGTGCAAACGGTCGCAAAGATGATCGTCCATTGGTTCGTTTCCCGTTTGCCCGAAAACGAAACACTGGAATACGACGACGAAGAAACCGAGATGGCGCGGCAAAAGGCGGCCGCCGAAGTTCCGGTCAAAATGCGCGTCATGTTCACCGGCAAATCCAAATTGGCGTCGGCCGGCCAACCGCTGACCGCGGATGAACTGTCATTGCTGCGGTACGAATGGCAGGCGCTTTTGGACCAATTAAGCATCAGCGATCGCATCGCCAGGGTGGCCGCATACGGCGGACTGATCATCGCGCTGTATCTGCTGTGCGGGGCGTACATCTACAGCGTGGATGACCGCCGGTTGCTGCAAGATCCACGGAAACTGGCCAAGCTGATCACATTGATGGTTGCCGTGATCAGTTGCGCGTATTGGTTTTCACAACGAATCAGCATCCCACGCACCGAGTTGATTCCATTGGTGGTCGGGTCCATGATCGCGGCGGTGGTCTATGGTCGTGAATTGGCTTTGCTGTTGATGGCATCCGCCTCGGTCAGTCTGACTTTGTTTTTGGGTTTGCCGATTTCTGACTTGGTGGTGATGGCCGCCACCTGCACCACGTGCACGTTGTTGGTGGGCCGGATTCGCACGCGGACCCACTTGTTGTACGTCGGCAGCATCAGCGCACTGATCACGATGGCAACGGTCGTCGGCGTGGGCATCGTCACCGGACAAATGCTGTCCGATGGCACGCTGGGACAAGGACTGGAACCGATTTACCTGGGGCCGCTGTTCGGCGAAGTCGTCTGGAATCTGTTGAAACAAGCGTTGATCGCCGGTTGCTGCATCGTCGTTCCCGCCGCCGCGCTGACACCGTTTTTGCCGCTGGTGGAAAAGGGATTCGGGGTTCTGACCGATCTCAGTTTGCTGGAACTGGGCGATGCCAGTGACCCGTTGCTGCGGCGATTGGCCCAGCGCGCTCCAGGAACCTACAACCACAGCATCAACGTCGCATCGATCGCCGAAGCCGCCGCGGATGAAATCGGTGCCAACGGATTGCTGGTCCGTGTGGGCGCGTACTTCCACGACATCGGCAAGATGTTCAAACCGGAATACTTCATCGAAAACCAGTCCGGCGGGGTCAACCAGCACGATTCCTTGCAACCGGCGATGAGCACGCTGGTGATCATCGCGCACGTCAAAGACGGCGCGGATTTGGCCCGCAGCCACCATTTGCCTGAACCGATCATCGATTTCATCCTGCAACACCACGGCACCACGCTGGTGGAATACTTCTATCGCGAAGCGACGCGGCGCAGCGAGGAAGACCCCAACCGTGAAGCGGTCAGTGACAAAGACTTTCGCTATCCCGGCCCGAAACCCAAGACGTTGGAAGCAGCCGTTTTGATGCTGGCCGATACCGTGGAAAGCGCCAGCCGCACGTTGGTCGATCCGACACCGGCGCGGATTCAAGGGCTGGTCGATTCGATCGCACAAAAGAAGGTCGCCGACGGCCAGTTTGACGAATGCGGGATGACTTTCCGCCAGCTGCACCGTGTCCGGCAAAGCTTGGTCAAATCATTGACCGCGATCTATCACGCCCGCATCAAGTACCCCGGCCAACAATCGGCCTAG
- the ybeY gene encoding rRNA maturation RNase YbeY, whose translation MQDELDGDDDVPIPASDDQPLEVDVRIDDDISSAVLEAFGGDTSHIINRFEIAASAAAQHRGFTSGEIGIFATTDPAIREINRLHLSHDYATDVISFSYQCESPLVQGELTVSLEMALAQSRRIGRPPIDEAILYVIHGVLHVTGMDDHDVDDRRAMRTCEQAVLRQLGLPDAERFDADRFDALDGLDPTDSAPTRST comes from the coding sequence ATGCAAGACGAATTGGACGGCGACGACGACGTTCCCATACCCGCGTCCGACGATCAGCCATTAGAGGTCGATGTTCGCATCGACGACGACATTTCATCGGCGGTGCTAGAAGCATTTGGCGGCGACACATCGCACATCATCAACCGGTTTGAAATCGCGGCTAGTGCCGCGGCACAGCATCGCGGATTCACTTCCGGCGAAATCGGGATTTTTGCAACGACCGACCCGGCCATCCGAGAAATCAACCGTTTGCACCTGAGCCATGATTACGCGACCGACGTGATCAGTTTCTCCTACCAGTGCGAATCACCCTTGGTCCAAGGGGAATTGACCGTCAGTCTGGAAATGGCACTGGCGCAAAGTCGACGGATCGGCCGGCCGCCGATCGACGAAGCCATTTTGTACGTGATCCATGGCGTGCTGCACGTGACCGGCATGGACGATCACGACGTCGACGATCGGCGGGCGATGCGGACGTGCGAACAGGCGGTTTTACGGCAACTGGGACTACCCGACGCCGAACGTTTTGATGCCGACCGTTTCGACGCGCTGGACGGCCTTGATCCGACGGACTCCGCACCCACGAGATCCACGTGA
- a CDS encoding hemolysin family protein produces the protein MNESNWWWLASIGGFTLSSIGGLGVELLDRFAGRSLEAYSRLRKNRDRFGNILDHQDTAIRGSGYLRMIGTSVFLICGTTALFYRFDELAVTAGRHRTLLVWGLAAGGMMMLTHTWLPASLTRFASTPVLYHTWPFWRTLSVLMSPLSAPGELVEWMTRRLTGQEESEDEDEEQLEDEIRTIVAAGTREGYFGPGVREMIHGVMTLHEDTVGHIMTPRGDVDAIDASLPWPQALHIIRTAGRTRFPVYRDNLDSVIGILYVKDLLPLLIEDRLPEESIETICRKPWTVPKDRSVESLLREFLHSRSHMAIVLDEFQQTAGVVTIEDTLEEIVGEIVDESDEEEEYEVLVVDDDTLEVDGRVMIDDLNDSTGWKLPESEDYETVAGWVLYATGSIPVEGDQLVLGDHVIEVLRASNRKIESIRICRSRFRDSNVG, from the coding sequence GTGAACGAATCGAACTGGTGGTGGTTGGCTTCGATCGGCGGCTTCACGCTCAGCAGCATCGGCGGGCTGGGCGTGGAATTGCTGGACCGTTTCGCGGGCCGGTCTTTGGAAGCGTACAGCCGTTTGCGAAAAAATCGCGATCGCTTTGGCAACATCCTGGATCACCAAGACACTGCGATTCGTGGCAGTGGATATCTGCGGATGATCGGAACGTCGGTCTTCTTGATCTGTGGAACGACCGCTCTGTTTTATCGCTTTGATGAACTGGCAGTCACCGCCGGACGTCATCGGACGCTGTTGGTTTGGGGGTTGGCCGCCGGCGGCATGATGATGCTGACGCATACCTGGTTGCCCGCATCACTGACACGTTTCGCGTCCACACCGGTGCTGTACCACACGTGGCCGTTTTGGCGCACGCTGTCGGTCTTGATGAGCCCGTTGTCGGCCCCCGGCGAATTGGTCGAATGGATGACGCGTCGATTGACCGGACAAGAAGAAAGCGAAGACGAAGACGAAGAACAATTGGAGGACGAAATTAGGACGATCGTCGCCGCGGGCACCCGCGAAGGCTACTTTGGTCCCGGCGTCCGAGAAATGATCCACGGCGTGATGACGCTGCACGAAGACACCGTGGGTCACATCATGACGCCGCGCGGCGACGTCGACGCGATCGATGCGTCGCTGCCGTGGCCGCAAGCCTTGCACATCATTCGCACCGCCGGTCGCACCCGGTTTCCGGTCTATCGCGATAACTTGGACAGCGTGATCGGCATCTTGTATGTCAAAGACCTGTTACCATTGCTGATCGAAGACCGGTTGCCCGAGGAATCGATTGAAACGATTTGTCGCAAGCCATGGACCGTGCCCAAGGACCGCAGCGTCGAATCATTGCTACGTGAATTTCTGCACAGCCGCAGCCACATGGCGATCGTGCTGGATGAATTCCAGCAGACCGCCGGCGTCGTCACGATCGAAGACACCTTGGAAGAAATCGTCGGCGAAATTGTTGATGAATCCGACGAGGAAGAAGAATACGAGGTTCTGGTCGTCGACGATGACACCCTGGAAGTTGACGGTCGCGTGATGATCGACGACTTGAACGATTCGACCGGCTGGAAGTTGCCCGAAAGCGAAGACTACGAAACGGTGGCCGGTTGGGTGCTTTACGCAACCGGGTCGATCCCGGTCGAAGGCGACCAATTGGTTTTGGGCGATCACGTGATCGAAGTGCTCCGAGCGTCCAATCGAAAAATTGAATCGATTCGGATTTGCCGCTCCCGCTTCCGAGACTCCAATGTCGGCTGA
- a CDS encoding citrate synthase: protein MSQPDNLELQTTNKATFQIDDRQYEIPIVEGSEQEKALEISKLRRDTGLVTLDEGFVNTASTRSAITYLNGEEGILRYRGYPIEKLAEQCDFIETAFLLIYGELPTRDQAEKFRSGIREHTMIHEDMKRFYDGFPTHSHPMAILSCVVGSMSAFYQDSIDPNDPYQVEISIYRMMAKLPTIAAYSYKKSLGQPFMYPNNSLNYCENFLHLMFATPTREYLVDPDFAEALNLLLIVHADHEQNCSTSTVRMVGSSNANVFASISSGINALWGPLHGGANEACVRMLERIANDGGNVRKYVDMAKDKNSDFRLMGFGHRVYKNRDPRATIIKASCDKLLGKLNLDDPLFEVAQQLEEVALKDEYFIEKKLYPNVDFYSGVIYRALGIPVQMFTVLFALGRLPGWLAHWKEMHDNPATRINRPRQIYTGSPERPFVAMNRR from the coding sequence ATGTCACAGCCTGACAATTTGGAATTGCAAACGACAAACAAAGCAACGTTTCAAATCGACGATCGGCAGTACGAGATCCCGATTGTCGAAGGCAGTGAACAGGAAAAGGCGCTGGAAATTTCCAAGCTGCGTCGTGACACCGGATTGGTCACCCTGGACGAAGGCTTCGTCAACACCGCCAGCACCCGCAGTGCGATCACGTACCTGAACGGCGAAGAAGGCATCTTGCGGTACCGCGGGTACCCGATCGAAAAACTGGCCGAGCAATGCGATTTCATCGAAACCGCGTTTCTGTTGATCTACGGCGAACTGCCCACGCGTGATCAAGCAGAAAAATTCCGCAGCGGGATTCGTGAACACACGATGATTCACGAAGACATGAAGCGGTTCTATGACGGCTTCCCCACGCATTCGCACCCCATGGCGATTCTCAGCTGTGTGGTCGGGTCGATGTCCGCGTTCTATCAAGATTCGATTGATCCCAACGATCCGTATCAGGTCGAAATTTCGATCTATCGGATGATGGCCAAGCTGCCGACGATCGCCGCGTACAGCTACAAGAAATCGCTCGGCCAACCGTTCATGTACCCGAACAACTCGCTGAACTATTGCGAGAACTTTTTGCACCTGATGTTCGCGACGCCGACCCGCGAATACTTGGTCGACCCAGACTTTGCCGAAGCGTTGAACCTGTTGCTGATCGTGCATGCCGATCACGAACAAAACTGCAGCACGTCAACCGTCCGAATGGTCGGCAGCAGCAATGCCAACGTGTTCGCATCGATCTCATCGGGCATCAATGCACTGTGGGGACCGCTGCACGGCGGTGCCAACGAAGCCTGCGTTCGCATGCTGGAACGAATCGCCAACGACGGCGGCAACGTTCGCAAGTACGTCGACATGGCCAAGGACAAGAACAGCGACTTCCGGCTGATGGGATTCGGCCACCGCGTTTACAAGAACCGCGACCCGCGGGCAACGATCATCAAAGCCAGTTGCGACAAGTTGCTGGGCAAGCTGAATCTGGACGACCCGTTGTTCGAAGTCGCCCAACAGTTGGAAGAAGTCGCACTGAAGGACGAGTACTTCATCGAAAAGAAGCTTTACCCGAACGTCGATTTCTATTCCGGCGTGATCTATCGCGCCCTTGGCATTCCCGTGCAGATGTTCACGGTCCTGTTCGCCCTGGGACGCCTGCCCGGTTGGCTGGCCCACTGGAAAGAAATGCACGACAACCCGGCGACGCGAATCAATCGCCCGCGTCAGATCTATACGGGATCCCCAGAACGCCCTTTTGTCGCAATGAACCGTCGCTAA